The Deltaproteobacteria bacterium genome includes the window AGAAAATGCATCGGGAAAAAGGCGCCGTTGAAGAAGATGTAGGTCAGAAAGAAATGCAACTTTGCCATGCCTTCGTTCATCGACCGGCCGAACATTTTTGGGAACCAGTAGTAAACGGCGGCGAACAAAGCGAAGACGATGCCGGCAACCACGTAGTGGAAATGCGCCACGATGTAATAGGTGTCGTGAATGAAGATATCGACCGGCGTCGAAGCCATGAAGATGCCGCTCAAGCCGCCGATCAAAAAGTTCGACACGAAACCGAGCGCAAACAGCATCGGCGCGGTGAAACGAATCGTGCCGCCCCAAAGTGTGCCGAGCCAATTGAAGGTCTTGATCGCTGACGGCACTGCAATGACCATGGTCGTCATCATGAACGCGGTGCCCAAAAGCGGGTTCATACCGCTGACGAACATATGATGGCCCCAGACGATCCAGGACAAAAACGCAATGGCGATCATTGAGAATGCCATAGCGTGGTAACCGAAGATCGGCTTACGAGAAAAAGTCGAAAGGATATCGGAGGTCACGCCCATGGCCGGCAACACCAGAATATAAACTTCCGGATGGCCGAAGAACCAGAACATATGCTGCCAGAGCAGCGGCTCACCGCCGCCTTCCGGCAAGAAGAAGCTCGTCCCCATGGTGCGGTCGAAAAGCAGCATCGCCAGCGCCGCCGTCAAAACCGGCAGCGCCAAAAGCAAGAGGATCGCGGTGACAAACAGCGACCAGACGGTCAGCGGCATGCGAAAATAGGTCATGCCCGGCGCGCGCATGTTGACGATGGTCGTAATGTAATTAATAGCGCCCATCAACGATGAAACGCCGTTGATGAGCAGGGCTATGATCCATAAATTCTGCCCCAGCCCAACACCGGTGTACTGGCTTCGCGCCGACAGCGTTGCGTAGCTCGTCCAACCTCCTCCCGCCGGCCCGCCAGCGACAAAGAAGCTCGCCAGCATCACGATGCCCGAGACAAACGACACCCAAAAAGAAAACATGTTGAGCTTGGGAAACGCCATGTCTCCCGCGCCAATCATCAAAGGAATCAGAAAATTGCCGAAGGTCCCGACCATGATCGGCATGACGACGAAGAAAATCATGATCGTGGCGTGCATGGTGAACAAGGCGTTATACGTTTGCGGCGGAATGATGCCGCCGCCCTTTTCACCGGGGTAAATGTAGGGCTCCGAGATAAAACCCAAACCCGGCACCGGTGTTTCCGGCCAAGCCAGCTGCCAGCGGACTAGCATGGCAAGCAAGCCGCCGACCAAGATCATGAATAAGCCCTGGAACAAAAACTGCCGCCCGATCATCTTATGATCGAGCGAAAAAATATAATGACTAATGAAACTCTGTTGATGGTGGCCGTGCGCCGCGTGGGCTGCTTCGCTCATCGCTTAAGATCCTCCGTCTAAAACTCAGAAACCTGCTTACTCTATGCGAGATTGGTTGGTTCGGCTCGTCCTGAGCCGTGCCGGCGTATAGTTCCTTACTGCTGGATGCTGACTTCCACTCGCCGGGCCTCAGCGTCGTTGCCCGTGCCGGTCGTTTCCTGCGGCTTTTGCATGACAACACGGTCTTCACCAATGCCGGCTGCTTTTAGCGCTTCACGCGCGGCCCTGGCGCGGTTTTTGGCGAGCTCTTCGTTTTGCGCCTTGTTGCCGGTGGGATCGTGATATCCGGAAATCACCGCTTTGCTGCTCGGGTTGGCATTGAGATAGTCGAGAATAACTTTCAACGTCTCCGGCGTTTCCTTGGGGAGAGCGTTGGCGCCCACTGCGAAATAGAGTTTGGCCGCCGGTGGAAGCGCGGCGGTTGCCGGAGCCGGAGCCGGCGCTTCGGCTTGGGCGGCCGGTTTGCCACCGAGGTTCTGGTCAGCCCATTTCTTGTAATCTTCCGCGCTATGCACGTAGAGCCAGCCCTTCATGCCCGAGTGGCCGAAGCCGCAGAGTTCGGCGCAGGGCAGCTCATATTTGCCGGCCTTGGTGGCCTCGAACCAGACAAGAATATTACGCCCCGGCACCGCGTCTTGTTTTAGGCGCAGGCTCGGTGCGAACAGGCTATGGATGACGTCCTTCGATGTCAGTTGAATGCGGATGACTTTATTGACCGGCACATGAATGTCGTTGTCGAACTTCACATCGTCTTCGGTGCCCAACTTGCCGTCAGCACCCGGGTAGGCGACGTCCCAATTGAACTGTTTTGCCGCCACTGAGATTTCAAAATCGCTCGCCGGCGCATGGCGCTTCACTTTGGCCCAGGTGTTGGCGCTCATGAAAGCCAACACAATCAGAATCGCCGCCGGCACGATGGTCCAAATGATTTCTAATGTCGTGTTGCCGTGGGAATAGGTCGCGCGCCGTCCCCCGGTTTCGCGATAGATAAAGAGAAACACCACCATCAGCACGGTTACCAATACGAACGCGACCGCGGTGATGTAGTAGATGAGAAAGAATAGTGAATCTATTTCACCGCCGTACGTCGAGACATTTTCCGGCAACCACTGAAGCATCTAGTCAACCATCCTTAAAAAATGATTTTGCGAAAATGGCGTGGAAACTTTTCTTTGCTAACACAGCGATTCCACCATTTCAAGCGAAAATCTCTTTGAATTACCAAGCTTTTATGCGATTGTGTGGCGCACTCTTACGAACTGAGATATTTTTTTTCGATGAATGTTTGGTACACCCTGAGCGCGTCGCTCCATCTGGTCGCGATCGCCCTATGGCTCGGCGGCATAGCCTTTTTTCTAGTGGTTTACGGCCCGGCAGTGCATCAATTGGAGCCCAATATCGGCATACGGGCGCTCCATCGCGGCCGTTTGGCTTTCGAAAAACTCTCCTGGCTGGCGATCATTGTGCTTCTGATCACCGGCATCGCCAACATCATACTGCGCAGCCATGCCAGCAACCTGCCGCTCGCGCCGTCCTACATGTTGGGCTTGTCCATCAAGCTCTTTCTTTTCCTGGCGATGGTGGTGCATCACTGCCTGCAGGTTTTCAAATATGGCCCGCAACTCGCCGCGTTGACGGAGCGGGCGCCGACCCATGCCATGGTTTGGCCCGAGGAGCTGCGCGCGCAATGGCAGCGCTGGTTCACGCTGCTTAAAATCAACGCGACGCTGGGGCCGATTGTGATACTGATGGGGTTGATGTTGACGCGTTAGTAAAGCGAAAAACCCGAAACAATCGATTTTTCGTGATTTTCCTGTGTTTCGTGGTTCTCGTCTAACCTTTCGGATACAAACTCTTGATCAAGCCGCTGTCTTCGAGCTGTCTGACGAAGCGGGTATCCATGAAAGCTTCCGGCGCGAAACTATTCGCCCGAGGATCGCGCACGGCCACCTGTTCGAGCACGAACTTTATCCCGCCCGCTGTCGGATAGGGCACGCGCTGCAGTTTGGGCGCGTAAAAGTCCACCGTGGAGGCAAGAATCGCGGCGTCTTTGATGCCGGTGTATTTGCCGGTGACTTTCATCGCCAACTCGCGATTGTTGATATAGAGCGCGATGGCTTCGGTGTAGGCGCGGACGAAGCGCTGCACCGTATCCATGTTGTCTTTGATGTAGGATTTTTTCACCGCCAGGCCGACAAACGGAAACTCCAATCCCAACTTGGCAATATCGGCCAGCTCTTTGAAGCCGATGCGCTTGCCGTGGTCCGTGAACGGGTCGGCCAACGCGCCGGCGGCGACGCGGCCGGATTGGATGCTGTTGAAAATGCCCGGATAGTCTTCGAGCTGGATCAGCGCGACATCTTTTTCCGGTTGGAGGCCAGCCCTGCGGATCGCGTAGCGCGCCGAGATGTCTGTGTTAGAGCCATAGCGAGTTACCCCCACGGCTTTACCTTTCAGATCTTCCATGCGGTTGACCGTGCCCATGATCACGATCGGCGTCGTATTGAGCGCGACAGCGACAAATGTCACATCCATGCCGGCAACACCCGCGGCGAGCATCGCAGGCCCGCCCATTTGTGACAATTGAATTTCGCCGGCGACCAAAGTCTGCGCCATGGTCGAGCCGCTACGGATGTAAGCCACATCGGCGCGCAGGCCATTTTTCTCGAACAGGCCGGCTTCGCGTGCCATCCACAATACGGCGTGCGGCCCCGAGGTCGCCGCGTACCCGGTCATCACGCGCGCCGGCGTCTGCGCCAAGGCCTGCTGGCCGCCGAGTAGCAACGCCAACAGAAAAAACATCGATCGAATCATTTGTCCTCCATTCACTTACTTGATTCCAGGACGGATTCAGAAGTATAGAGGTAAGCGAGAAGCAAGGTCAATATTGGGCTTTCCGAATAGGAGCTCGAATGGTGTATCTGCGCAAGATGTTTCTTTTGCTGGCTTTCGTTTTGCTTCAGGCCGGCCCGGCGGCGGCCGCCAACATAAATGTCGTTTGGACCAGCGAGGTTGGCCAGTTCGCCCCGCTCTGGGTGACCAAAGAGGCCAAGCTGTTCGAGAAATACGGCAACAGTGTGCAACTCATATTCATTCAAGGCGCTTCCTCCGCGGCAGCGGCGCTCACCTCTGGCGACGCCCACGTCGGGATGTTTTCGCCGCAGGTGGTGATTTCGACGCCGCAGTTGGAATTGCTCATGTTCGGCCGCCTGGGCAATACGATGGATAATCGCATCTATGCCAAGAAAGGCATCAAGAGCCTCAAAGAAGTAAAACGGGTGGCCATTAGCCGCTTTGGCAGCAACGCCGACTTCGCGGCTCGCTATCTCCTACAGCGCGAAGGGTTGAAACCGGAAATCGACGTGGCTTTGCTGCAAGTCGGCAATCAATCCAACCGCATCGCCGCGGTGGAAACCAACAACGCCGACGCCGCCATGCTGACGCCGCCGATGACGCTTCAGGCGCGCAAACTCGGCATGACGCTCTTGGTCGACGCCTCGAAGATGAACATTCCCTATTCCAGCTTGATGTTTGTCGCGCGCCGCCCCTACTTGACCAAAACCCGCGCCGAGTTGGTCAACTTCACCAAAGCGATGATCGAGGGCGTGGCGCTTTACAAAGCGAACAAGGAGTTTTCGCTCAAAGTGTTGTCCAAGTACATGAAAGTTCAAGATCGTGAAATATTGGAAGAAAACTTTCGCGAGTACGATTTTCCGCTCAGGCCCTACCCTGCCAAAGAATACTTCGAGCTGCCGATTCAAGAAGTCGGCAAGAAGGATCCCAAGGTTTTGAAGGAAAATCCCGAACGCTACGCCGACATGTCGCTGGTCAAAGAAATCGAAAACAGTGGCTTCATCGACAAGGTGATGGCGGAATACAAAGTCAAATAGCTGAGAAGGATTCCTTACCCCTTTGCAAAAAGGGGGGAACACTGAACTGAGAATAAGCGATTTTACTCATCAATAAAGGAGGACAAACTATGGCAAGCTCAAGAGGCGCAACTCTACTAGGCCCTGACAAACTGGAACTACGCGAATACCCCATCCCCGACATTCCGCCCGATGGTGGATTGTTGAAAGTCGAGATAGGCGGCGTCTGCGGCACTGACGTCAAGTATCTCCACGGCAAGCTCAAAGTCGACTACCCGATCATCCTCGGCCATGAAATCCTTGGCCGGGTCGAGAAGCTCGGCAGCAAGGCCGCGGCGATCCACCACGTCAAAGAAGGCGACCGGGTCATTCTCAAGGGCGCGCTGGGCTGCGGCCGCTGCCCCGACTGTCGGCGCAACAATCAGCGCTTCTGCCGGCAAAGAACCAATTACGGCGGACGCACCAAGTGCGACCAGCCGCCGCATCTGTTTGGCGGCTTCGCCGATTATCTCTATCTCGCGCCCGACGTGCTTTGCACCAAAGTGAGCGAGTCGCTTTCTGCTGAAGCGGCCGCGCTCGTGGGCTCCGTGATGGCCAACGGCTTTCAGTGGGCGCTCAAACGGGGTGGCGTTAAGATGGGTGATTACGTTTTGATCCAGGGCCCCGGCCAGCAGGGGCTATCCTGCACCTTTGCTTCCAAGCACGGCGGCGCCGCGAAAATTTTCGTCAGCGGCATCGGCCGCGACAAACCGCGGCTCGATTTGGCGAAAAAATTTGGCGCCACGCGCGTTATTAACGTCGAAGAAGAAGACGTGGTCGAAGTCGTTCGTAAAGAAACCAACGGCGAGATGTGCGACGTGGTCGTCGATGTTTCCGGCAATCCCAATGCGATCTTGAAATCAGTCGACTGCCTGCACCGCCAGGCCACCATGGTCCTCGGCGGTTTGACCGGCGACACGACGGTGACGCCGATGCTCATGGACAAACTAGTCTGGAGCGAGATCAAGCTCCAAGGCTGCTTCACCGCCGACAACGACGCCACCGAAGCGGCGCTACGCATCATCGAAGAGACCAAATTCCCGGTTGAGCAAATGGTCAGCCACGTCTTTCCCTTAAAAGACATCGAGCACTGCATCCGCTCCATCGGCGGCGAAGTGCCGGGCACGTTCCCGACCAAGGCGTTGATCAATCCGGCGATCGGTTAAAACAAAAGGTAGGGGCGACCGGCCGGTCGCCCTTACAGATTGCATGATCCAAGGCCTCAAAGACAAAGTCGTCATCGTCACCGGCGGTGCCCATGGTATCGGCAAAGCCTACTGCAAAGGGTTTGCCGGCGCTCGAGCGCGGGTGGTGATTGCCGACAGTGATCAGGCCGCCGCGGAAAAAGCTGCAGCCGAAATCGTAGGGGCGATTCATGAATCGCCCTTCCCGCTGCACACCGATGTTTCGAACGAAGCATCAACAAAAAACATGGCGGCCAAAGTGCTGGAGCGCTTTGGCCGCATCGATGTATTGATCAACAACGCCGCGGTATTTTCGGTCGTGCCGATGAACCGCGGCCGCATCGAAACCATCGACCCTGATGAGTGGGATCGTTTGATGGCGGTGAATCTGCGCGGCCTGTTTTTCTGCTGCCGCGCGGTCTTGCCGACCATGCGCGCGCAGAAATCCGGCAAGATCATCAACGTCGCCTCGGGAACGGTCTTCGCCGGCAGCCCGGGGCGCATTCACTACGTGACGTCGAAAACCGCCACCATCGGTTTCACCCGCACGCTGGCGCGCGAAGTCGGTGAGTTCAACATCAATGTGAACTGTCTGGCGCCGGGCAACACGCTATCGGAAGAAAACCCGGACGAAGCGACGATTCGCCTGCGCGAATCGTCGGCGGGCCTGCGCGCACTCAAGCGCGTGCAAGTGCCCCAGGACGTCGTCGGCGCCATGCTGTTTCTCGCGTCGCCGTTGAGCGATTTCATGACAGGACAAACCGTCAACGTCGACGGCGGGATATCGTTTCTTTGAGGCACCAGTGTTCAACACTGCACCCTTAATGGGATCGAAGGTTCCGTCATACCGGCGCAGGCCGGTATCCATCCCTCAACCCAACCTGGATGCCGGCCTGCGCCGGCATGACGTTATGAGGAGTTTGCCATGAACGTTTCCTATCCGATCATCGACGCCGACGGCCATATCTTGGAAAAAGATCGCGAGCTGCACGACTACCTCGGCGGCCGCTACTCCAGCGCACCGCGCTTCGAGACCTATGGCTACTTTCCGTCGCTCGACGGCTGGAATCGCGGCACCGGTGTGCCGGGAAAAGATCCGGAGACGCCGGCTTCGCGCTGGCTGCAATTCTTGGACGAGTTAGGGGTCCACTTGACGGTTCTCTACCCCACCAGCGGATTAGGATTGGGGCTAGTACAGAATCCCGAGTGGTCCTGCGTGCTCGCGCGGGCTTACAACTCTTGGCTCTCCGACCGCTTTTTGAAGGTGAGCCCGCGCCTGCAAGGCGTGGCGCTCTTGCCGGTGCATGAGCCCATCGAGGCCGCCAAAGAATTAGCGCGTGCGAAGTCGCTCGGCTTCGTCGCCGGTCTCATGCCGGCCGTCACCTGGCTGCACAAGGGCTACGGCCACCATGACTTCGATCCAATCTACGAAGCGGCGGAGAAGCTCGACATGCCGCTCACGATCCACGGCGCGCCCAGCCGCGGCATGGGCTTCGATTTCTTCAACAAGTTTCTCCACGTCCACACGCTGGAACATCCGTTCGCGATCTTGATTCAATTCACCCACATGGTTTTCGAAGGTGTCTTCGTGCGCTTTCCCAAACTGCGCGTGGCGTATCTCGAAGCCGGCTGCGGCTGGCTCCCCTACATGATGGACCGCATGGACGAAGAGATGGAGAAGCCCTACCGCGTTCAGGCGCCGCTGTTGAAACAAAAACCCAGCGAGCTGATCCGCAATGGCCAGATCTGGACCACCTGCGAAGTCGAGGAGAAAGCGCTGCCGTCGGTGCTGAAACTATTCAATCCCAAATGCTTGATGTGGCCCTCGGACTATCCGCACGAGCGGCTGCCGGACATGTTCAAGCGCGATATTCCGGAGTTTCTCGAACGGGACGACATCAGCGACGAAACTAAGAAAGCGATCCTGCACGACAACCCAGTGAACTTTTACCGGCTGAAGATTTAAGAAAGTATCTCGCGCAGAGGCGCAGAGATCGCAGAGAAAAAATATTTTCCGAACTCAGCGCCTCGGCGCGAGATATTCTTCTGAATTCTCCCCCACAGGAGGCTCATCATGCGTTTGAAAGACAAAGTTGCCATCGTCACCGGCGGCGGCGTGGGCATCGGTAAAGCCTATGCCCACGGTCTCGCGAAAGAAGGTGCGAAGGTTGTCGTCGCCGATATTCAAGACACCGAAGCGCAGAAGGTCGCCGCGGAAATCAAAGCCGCCGGCGGCGCAGCGATCGCCGTCGCGGTGGATGTGACGTCGCGAGAAAAAACTCAAGCCATGGCGGCCGCCGCGCTCAAAGCCTACGGCCGCATCGATATTCTCGTCAACAACGCGGGGCTCTATTCCGCGCTCAAGAAGAAAGCCTTCATGGAAATCGACGGCGACGAGTGGGACCGCGTCATGGCGGTCAATGTCAAAGGACTTTGGCATTGCGTCAAAGCCGTCTATCCGTCGATGAAACAGCAGGGCAAAGGCAAGATCATCAATATTTCGTCGGGCACGACCCAAACCGGCACGCCGATGTTTTTGCACTACGTCTCGTCGAAGGGTGCGGTGCTCTCGTTTACCCGCGCCTTGGCGCGCGAGGTGGGCAGCGACAACATCTGCGTCAACTCGATCATGCCCGGCCTGACTATTTCGGGCCCCAACCAGGAAGGGGTCACCAGCCCCGAGCAGCTCGCCGACCGCAGAAAGCGGCGCGCCTTTCAGCGCGACCAAGTGCCGCAGGATCTCGTCGGCACGGTGATCTTTCTTGCTTCTGATGACAGCGACTTCATGACCGGCCAGTCGATCGTCGTCGACGGCGGCATGAACATGCATTGAGGCAACGGGATTAGAGGGTCGCGAGACTTATTCAAAGACTATACTCGTAAACGTCACCGCCGAGCCGGTCTCCTGCGTGAAGGCTTGGCCGTAGTGCAGGTGATTGCCGCGCGTGTCGTCGAGCAGATGAATGAGTGAGTAGAGCGGCGAGAAGCCGCAGATTTTGCGCTTGTCCTGATCTTTGGCGATCTCGTGAAAAAATCCCGGCGCGTCCAGGGCAGCTAAACGCTCGACCAGTTTGTGGTCTTCGTCTTCAACCCATTTGAGGAACGCTTCATCGACCGGTTCGTGATCGCCGAATTGCTTGCCCACATGGGCTAGGTCGACGCCGGCAACGAAACAGACTTGCCGGCCGTCGGATTCGGCAAGCCGGCGCAAAACGCTAAGGAACTTGCCGACATCGTTTTGGCTCTCCGGCAGGGTTTTGCTGATCATCGCTTCGTGAAACGACGACACCAAGATTGGCACGATCTTAAACGGCCGCTCCGGTTTGCCGGAGAGCTCGGCGCGTTTTTGCGCGATGTACTTCAAATAGAGCACTTGGAATTCGACCGAATGCTCGCCGCGGTGCAGATACTCGTCGACAAAAAAATCGCTGGCACATTGCTCGTGCAAGCGGTTGACAAATTCTCGATCGGTCTCGACGACGCCCAGCGGGGTCTCAAAATCTTTCAGCGTTAAAATATACGGCATTTCGCCGCCGCAGTGCGAAGTCCCAAGGATAATGTAGAGATCCGCCCCTGCGCTTTCCGCCAAGCTCTTGTACGCCCAGGCATAGGCGGGCCCGCCGCGATGGAAATCGATGTGCGGCGCAACGATCGCTTTCGGCGTCGGCGCAGAGTTTTTGCCCGCCGGCATGCCCGGCCCTTTCGGCGATTGAAAGTAACCGTCGAGCTGGGCTCTGAGCCCACGCGCATCGTTCTTGTAGCAACCACCCACATGCGCGGCGGCGCGCGTCGGCTGCCGGCGAAACTCTAAGATCAACCCTTTTTGGAACGTCGCGAAGTTCTCACTCTGCAAATAGTGCTGCTGGTCGAGCATGTCGACGAACTTTTTCAGCTCGTCGCTCAGCAGCAATGTGCCAAACTGTTTGGCATAGGCCTCCTGAATATCGAGCAGCGAATGCTGGCCGTCGAAGTGAGAAAGAATGAAATAACCCACCGGCGAAAGACCGATGGGGGTGGCGAAGTTGGCGGGATCTTTAAGATAGATAAGGGTCTGCTCCCCCTCTTTTACCGGGAACGCATCGACATATCGCAGCAGCGGTTTGTCCATGGGTCCGAACAAAAATCAGACAATGCCTAATCTCTGCTTCGCCTCCTCGGCGATCATGCTCGGATTCCACGGCGGGTCCCAGACCAGATCGACAGTGGCATCGCTCACCCCTTCGAGCGCCATGATTTTCTGTTTGGCGTCGTTGGCGATCATCGTCCCCATGCCGCAGCCCGGCGCCGTCAGCGTCATCTTTACCGCCACCTGATCGTCGTTGACTTCGACGTCGTAGACCAAACCGAGGTCGACGATGTTGACCGGAATCTCCGGGTCGTAGCAATCTTGCAGCGCTTCGTAAACCTGTTCTTTGGTGACCATGAGAGTTTTCCTCTTAGCTCGAGACGATTTTCAACCCTTGAACTCTCTGCGCGCGCTCGGAAGCGATCGACAGTTGGCCGGCCAACTTGGCCGCGATATCGAGAAAACTTTTGCTTACGGGTGATTTCGGATCTTGCACGAGAATCGGCACGCCGCTGTCGCCGCCCTCGCGCAGCGCCGGTGTGATCGGAATTTCACCGAGATAAGGAATTTGAAATCGATCTGCTGCATTCTTGGCGCCGCCGCGGGAAAAAATATCGTGCTCCTTGCCGCAGCCGTCGCAGATGAAATAGCTCATGTTCTCAACGATGCCGAGGATCGGAATCATCACTTTGTCGAACATCGATTTCGCCCGCACGACATCGGCCAACGCGACGTTCTGCGGCGTCGCCACCAACAACGCGCCGCTGACTTTCAATTGCTGCGAAAAAGTAATCTGCACGTCGCCGGTGCCCGGCGGCATGTCGACGACCAGATAATCCAAGTCGCCCCAATGCACGTCGGCCATCAATTGATGCAGCGCTTTGCCCAACATTGGGCCGCGCCAGATCACCGCCTGATCGGGGTCGAGAAAAAAGCCGATGGACATGATCGGAATGCCGTGCGCCATGGTCGGCGCGATTTTCTGCGCGCCGGCGACGTCGACCTTGGTGGGCTCGCCCTTCACGCCCATGATGATCGGCACCGAGGGGCCGTAAATGTCGGCATCGAGGAGGCCCGTCGCCGCGCCGTGCGCTTTGAGCGCGACCGCGAGATTGGCGGCCACCGTCGACTTGCCCACGCCGCCCTTGCCCGCAGCGACCAACACGACATTTTTCACCGACGGCAAGAGATCGGTCTGTCCGGCGCCAGCTTTGCTGCCACGCACCTGAGCGCCGAAGTTAATTTCCAGCCCGGTAATCCCCGCCACGCTGGCCAGGGCCATTTTACAGTCGGTTTCAATAGTTTCTCGGAGCGGACAGGCTGGCGTCGTCAGCTCCACGGTAAAGCTAACCCTGCCGCCGTTTAGGGCGAGTTGCTTCACCATGCCTAGGCTGACAATGTCTCGGTGCAGTTCCGGATCTTGCACGCGGCTTAATGCTTGAAGAATTTGCTCCTGCGTTACAGCTTCCACAAGGTTCCTTTCGCGAATGAAAAAACTATAGACCTATAAGGTCTATCAGGTCAACGATTCTCCCCGGCCAAAGCGCAGCGCGCAGAGTTTTCATTGCATCTGCCGCTACTTACC containing:
- a CDS encoding Mrp/NBP35 family ATP-binding protein, whose amino-acid sequence is MEAVTQEQILQALSRVQDPELHRDIVSLGMVKQLALNGGRVSFTVELTTPACPLRETIETDCKMALASVAGITGLEINFGAQVRGSKAGAGQTDLLPSVKNVVLVAAGKGGVGKSTVAANLAVALKAHGAATGLLDADIYGPSVPIIMGVKGEPTKVDVAGAQKIAPTMAHGIPIMSIGFFLDPDQAVIWRGPMLGKALHQLMADVHWGDLDYLVVDMPPGTGDVQITFSQQLKVSGALLVATPQNVALADVVRAKSMFDKVMIPILGIVENMSYFICDGCGKEHDIFSRGGAKNAADRFQIPYLGEIPITPALREGGDSGVPILVQDPKSPVSKSFLDIAAKLAGQLSIASERAQRVQGLKIVSS